The Sulfitobacter sp. SK011 genome has a window encoding:
- the mnmD gene encoding tRNA (5-methylaminomethyl-2-thiouridine)(34)-methyltransferase MnmD, producing MQNQSDQIEWRDGDVPVSTQFDDPFFSLDDGVAETEHVFLAGNDLPARFVDGFHIAELGFGTGLNLLVAWDAWEKAGCSGTLFFTSFEAFPLSKADMERAHAAFPDFGGKRDILKDAWEPYGGVLNLPGVQVDVVLGDARETVSQWEGRADAWFLDGFSPAKNPELWGEGLMCDVAKHTQPYGTAATYTAAGFVRRNLATAGFAVERTEGYGRKRHMTRAKLPS from the coding sequence GTGCAGAACCAGAGCGATCAGATTGAGTGGCGGGATGGTGATGTTCCTGTCTCTACCCAATTTGATGATCCGTTTTTCAGCCTGGATGATGGTGTTGCCGAGACAGAGCATGTGTTTTTGGCTGGAAATGACCTGCCTGCCCGCTTTGTAGATGGTTTTCATATTGCAGAACTTGGGTTTGGGACGGGGTTGAACCTGCTTGTCGCATGGGACGCTTGGGAAAAGGCGGGCTGTTCCGGCACGTTGTTCTTCACCAGCTTTGAGGCGTTTCCCTTATCGAAGGCTGATATGGAACGTGCGCATGCGGCCTTTCCTGATTTTGGCGGAAAGCGAGATATCCTGAAAGACGCATGGGAACCATACGGTGGCGTATTGAATTTGCCGGGCGTGCAGGTCGACGTGGTTCTCGGCGATGCGAGAGAGACAGTTAGCCAGTGGGAAGGGCGCGCGGATGCGTGGTTTCTGGACGGCTTTTCGCCAGCAAAAAACCCTGAGCTTTGGGGCGAGGGCTTGATGTGCGATGTGGCAAAACATACGCAACCGTATGGAACCGCGGCAACCTACACTGCTGCGGGATTTGTGCGGCGCAACCTTGCAACGGCGGGT
- a CDS encoding FAD-binding oxidoreductase, protein MVDITIRGAGIFGLSVAWACVKRGARIQVIDPYGPAAGSSGGIVGALAPHVPEKWNTKKAFQLDSLLMAKDFWSDIEHAGGGASGYARNGRLQPVHDENALDLARKRAETASNVWQDNAQWHVVRATGAAWEPISTTGWLIQDTLSALIHPRKACDALVRALAAKGVQVTADGADRGHVLWATGVAGLEALNKGHHRPVGSGEKGQAALLDHNAAGHAQLFAGGVHIIPHLDGTVAVGSTSERAYDRAAETDDQLHAVIAAARDAVPSLKDARVIQRWAGLRPRSRSRAPMLGPWPERPGHFIANGGFKIGFGMAPKIADVMADLLLEGRDRIPDGFRVEDSF, encoded by the coding sequence ATGGTCGATATCACCATCAGAGGCGCTGGGATTTTCGGCCTTTCAGTGGCTTGGGCCTGTGTGAAACGGGGTGCGCGGATTCAGGTCATTGACCCATACGGCCCCGCTGCAGGCAGCAGCGGTGGCATTGTCGGCGCATTGGCCCCCCATGTGCCGGAAAAATGGAACACCAAAAAGGCTTTCCAACTGGACAGCTTATTGATGGCAAAGGATTTCTGGTCAGATATTGAACACGCCGGCGGTGGCGCATCTGGCTATGCAAGGAACGGCAGGTTGCAACCCGTTCATGATGAAAACGCCCTTGATCTGGCCCGAAAACGCGCTGAAACCGCCTCGAACGTCTGGCAGGACAACGCACAATGGCACGTCGTTCGCGCGACAGGCGCGGCTTGGGAACCCATCAGCACCACGGGTTGGCTGATCCAAGACACGCTCAGCGCCTTGATACATCCACGCAAGGCTTGTGATGCATTGGTAAGAGCTTTGGCCGCGAAAGGGGTTCAGGTCACGGCGGATGGCGCTGATCGGGGCCATGTACTTTGGGCGACAGGGGTTGCGGGGCTTGAAGCGCTGAACAAAGGCCACCATCGTCCGGTTGGCAGCGGTGAAAAGGGACAAGCCGCCCTGCTGGATCACAACGCGGCGGGCCATGCGCAACTGTTCGCTGGGGGCGTTCATATTATTCCGCATCTGGATGGAACTGTCGCAGTCGGGTCAACCTCTGAACGCGCCTACGACAGAGCAGCAGAAACTGATGATCAACTCCACGCCGTCATCGCCGCCGCACGCGATGCGGTGCCCTCCTTAAAGGATGCCCGTGTCATTCAACGCTGGGCAGGCCTGCGCCCGCGCAGTCGCAGCCGCGCGCCCATGCTTGGCCCATGGCCGGAAAGGCCAGGACATTTTATCGCCAATGGCGGTTTCAAGATTGGATTTGGGATGGCCCCAAAAATCGCAGACGTGATGGCCGACTTGTTACTGGAAGGGCGCGACCGGATCCCGGATGGATTTCGGGTTGAGGACAGTTTTTAA
- a CDS encoding NADPH-dependent FMN reductase translates to MTTPKILGISGSLRTESTNRKLLREAARLFGECDYSEAEIHFPLYDGDDEEKTGIPDAVKKLHAQIGAADAVLISTPEYNKGPSGVLKNALDWVSRVEGNPWNNKPLAVMSAAAGRAGGERAQMILRGFMVPFRPMILQGPEIHLAASQKQFDENGRLTGEIYIKELSALMQSLKTLINKMS, encoded by the coding sequence ATGACAACTCCAAAAATACTCGGCATCTCTGGATCACTGCGCACTGAGTCGACAAATCGTAAACTTCTGCGCGAAGCGGCACGGCTGTTTGGTGAGTGTGATTATTCCGAAGCTGAAATTCATTTCCCACTTTATGATGGCGATGATGAAGAGAAGACCGGCATCCCAGATGCGGTCAAAAAATTGCATGCGCAGATTGGAGCGGCGGATGCGGTCCTGATCTCTACGCCTGAATATAACAAAGGGCCATCTGGCGTGTTAAAGAATGCCCTGGACTGGGTGAGCCGCGTGGAAGGCAACCCGTGGAACAACAAGCCACTGGCGGTGATGTCAGCGGCAGCAGGTCGTGCAGGTGGCGAGCGGGCACAGATGATATTGCGTGGGTTCATGGTGCCCTTTCGCCCGATGATCCTGCAGGGTCCTGAAATTCATCTGGCCGCGAGTCAAAAGCAATTTGACGAAAACGGGCGGCTGACCGGTGAAATCTATATCAAGGAATTGTCGGCACTGATGCAGTCTTTGAAGACATTGATCAATAAGATGTCGTGA
- a CDS encoding OmpA family protein: protein MISSKLTLASVLVGAMTLGACTETGQIGAGPNDPNQKTKNGALIGAGAGALIGALSKGDGNRGDAALKGALIGGAIGGGVGYSLDKQEADLRRQLDSNVIITNTGDRLIVTLPQDILFATDSTTVNAGLRDDLRALANNVNVYANSTLQIIGHTDSDGEAAYNQQLSEGRAFAVANVLVADGVPPSRIQSIGRGESQPIASNLSAAGKAQNRRVEIVILPNAR from the coding sequence ATGATTTCTTCGAAACTTACTTTGGCCAGCGTTTTGGTCGGTGCGATGACGCTCGGTGCATGTACAGAAACCGGTCAGATCGGCGCGGGTCCGAATGATCCGAACCAGAAAACCAAGAATGGTGCCTTGATCGGTGCCGGTGCTGGTGCCTTGATCGGTGCGCTGTCCAAGGGTGATGGCAACCGTGGTGATGCCGCCCTCAAAGGTGCGCTGATCGGCGGCGCGATCGGTGGCGGTGTCGGCTATTCTCTGGACAAACAAGAGGCGGACTTGCGTCGTCAGCTGGACAGCAATGTGATCATCACCAACACCGGTGATCGTCTGATTGTAACGCTGCCCCAGGATATCCTGTTCGCGACTGACAGCACGACGGTGAACGCTGGTTTGCGCGATGACCTGCGCGCACTTGCGAACAACGTGAATGTCTATGCCAATTCCACTTTGCAGATTATCGGCCACACCGACAGCGATGGTGAAGCCGCATATAATCAGCAATTGTCAGAAGGCCGCGCCTTTGCAGTGGCAAACGTGTTGGTCGCCGATGGTGTTCCACCATCACGGATACAGTCCATCGGACGTGGTGAATCCCAACCCATCGCCAGTAACCTTAGCGCTGCGGGTAAGGCACAAAACCGTCGGGTTGAAATTGTAATTCTGCCCAACGCAAGATAA
- a CDS encoding bifunctional helix-turn-helix domain-containing protein/methylated-DNA--[protein]-cysteine S-methyltransferase — protein MTQIKPISTPNTDDGYHYQVMRRAIDLIDKAEDPMQLEQIASKMGMSAAHFQRLFSRWVGVSPKRYQQYLMLGHAKTLMRDRFTTLETAHSLGLSGTGRLHDLFLRWESMSPGEFARKGADLTIFWGWFDSPFGLALVMGTEKGICGLALAAETGEEAAMQDLTARWPLATFVENPMMLRPWVLTAFGAQGGKLDKAPLYLIGAPFQIKVWEALLSIPSGQVTTYSEIASAVGKPKAVRAVGTAVGRNPVSWLIPCHRALRKSGALGGYHWGLPVKRAMLAYEAARAEA, from the coding sequence ATGACACAGATTAAACCGATATCCACCCCCAACACTGATGATGGCTATCATTATCAGGTGATGCGCCGCGCGATCGACTTGATCGACAAGGCGGAGGACCCGATGCAGTTGGAACAGATCGCCAGCAAAATGGGGATGAGTGCCGCTCATTTCCAGCGTTTGTTTTCGCGTTGGGTCGGCGTGTCGCCCAAGCGCTATCAACAATATCTGATGCTGGGTCATGCCAAGACGTTGATGCGCGACCGGTTTACGACATTGGAAACAGCGCATTCGCTGGGGTTATCCGGGACGGGCAGGTTGCACGATCTGTTCTTGCGATGGGAATCGATGAGTCCGGGTGAATTTGCGCGCAAAGGGGCTGACCTGACCATCTTTTGGGGCTGGTTTGACAGCCCCTTTGGATTGGCTTTGGTCATGGGTACGGAAAAAGGCATCTGCGGGTTGGCGCTGGCTGCTGAAACGGGCGAAGAGGCTGCGATGCAGGATCTGACCGCGCGATGGCCACTGGCCACGTTTGTTGAAAATCCGATGATGCTGCGCCCCTGGGTGTTGACGGCGTTTGGTGCGCAGGGCGGGAAGCTGGACAAGGCACCGCTCTATCTGATTGGCGCGCCATTCCAGATCAAAGTGTGGGAAGCATTGTTGAGCATTCCATCAGGCCAGGTCACCACCTATTCGGAGATTGCCAGCGCGGTCGGCAAACCAAAAGCAGTGCGCGCCGTTGGCACTGCTGTGGGGCGTAATCCGGTGTCGTGGCTGATCCCCTGTCACCGCGCCCTGCGTAAATCGGGGGCGCTGGGGGGGTACCATTGGGGTTTGCCAGTGAAACGCGCAATGCTGGCATATGAGGCCGCGCGCGCAGAGGCTTGA